From Daphnia pulicaria isolate SC F1-1A chromosome 11, SC_F0-13Bv2, whole genome shotgun sequence, the proteins below share one genomic window:
- the LOC124315891 gene encoding nucleolar protein 9-like produces MASRFSRGGRGGGRVKKKHSFLTKARKYASKGLYGRGKNIDEETYNYFVRVMERLKDEFEDEEEKEMFVVNVFEQTKGKEMDLICNQVVSKIMEKLLPLANSENLQHFADLMLNDMRIICTDPYASHVLEKVMRICLETISKTNPTDGKDEHSAFCLKWLSSVSRYAFNNVEEFISDIYASHILRTSLQCLSGIELDTLLMKSYRSRRHLDHTEASSSIPKYESEEFVTMLRDFGERFSSWPQLHDMVLSQDSSAVIQTVLFCLHKTAPDLCKKLLDFIVKEILSAMQVDDIFSSAAIVHTLETCLTVSDEEIFQQLYQTYFKGRLKTLAENFDLKFSVLKLLEAVKDKELFTEIFEELAPFMEDIFAAGCGTVVLGLANACKRLSTLQAKFLQHLMETFHCFTPETRQMKIVPLVSRLITYEVAEQPGDDKPSFNCHIIGSQIVQTLLHFGKPIKIVQSLLEMETSQLRDLLSDTFGSRIMDAFFSAEFVGEKSHDKLIQKLQGSFYSLATTKFGSRSLDSVWRSSPVKTRIAIGEELLQKETALQGNYFGRIIFENYALPLLKRQKSDWKTIQDKESKKRKLFAGIVDPLADGGESSNSDRVKKKKKA; encoded by the exons ATGGCGTCAAGATTTTCTAGAGGTGGACGAGGAGGAGGTcgtgtaaaaaagaaacattcttTTCTTACCAAAGCTCGAAAATACGCAAGTAAAGGATTATATGGCAGAGGAAAAAATATTGATGAAGAAACCTACAACTATTTCGTCCGTGTCATGGAAAGACTCAAAGATGAATTtgaggatgaagaagaaaaag aaatgtttgtcgtCAACGTTTTTGAACAGaccaaaggaaaagaaatggatctGATTTGCAATCAAGTTGTGTCAAAAATCATGGAGAAGCTTCTGCCACTCGCCAACAGTGAAAATCTCCAACACTTTGCTGATTTGATGTTGAATGACATGCGAATTATTTGTACAGACCCTTATGCCAGCCACGTTTTGGAAAAA GTCATGCGAATTTGTTTGGAGACCATCTCTAAAACCAATCCAACTGACGGCAAAGATGAACATTCAGCTTTCTGCCTCAAGTGGCTCTCCTCTGTCAGCCGCTACGCCTTCAACAATGTTGAAGAATTTATTTCAGATATTTATGCCAGCCACATTCTACGGACATCATTGCAATGTCTCAGTGGCATTGAACTAGACACCTTGCTGATGAAAAGCTATCGGTCTAGAAGACATCTGGATCACACCGAGGCTTCAAGCTCCATACCCAAATACGAATCGGAGGAATTCGTCACTATGTTGAGGGATTTTGGCGAACGATTTTCCAGCTGGCCCCAGCTTCACG ACATGGTGCTTTCCCAAGATTCTTCTGCTGTTATCCAAACGGTTTTATTTTGCTTGCACAAAACTGCTCCTGATCTTTGCAAGAAGTTATTGGACTTTATTGTCAAAGAAATTCTGTCAGCTATGCAAGTTGATGACATCTTCTCCAGTGCTGCTATCGTTCACACCCTAGAAACGTGCTTGACTGTCAGTGACGAAGAAATCTTCCAACAGCTTTATCAAACTTACTTCAAAGGTCGATTGAAGACTTTGGCAGAGAATTTTGATCTTAAATTCTCCGTTCTGAAACTATTGGAAGCCGTCAAGGATAAAGAACTG TTTACAGAGATATTTGAAGAACTGGCTCCATTCATGGAAGACATATTCGCTGCCGGCTGCGGAACAGTCGTTTTGGGTTTGGCAAACGCATGCAAACGCCTTTCCACACTACAGGCCAAGTTTTTACAG CATTTGATGGAAACTTTCCATTGTTTCACTCCCGAAACCCGCCAGATGAAGATTGTGCCTTTGGTTTCTCGACTTATCACTTACGAAGTGGCTGAGCAGCCAGGTGATGACAAACCGTCTTTTAATTGCCACATTATTGGCTCGCAAATTGTCCAGACGTTGCTTCACTTTGGGAAACCCATCAAAATCGTCCAAAGTCTGCTCGAAATGGAGACGAGCCAGTTGAGGGACTTGCTGAGCGACACATTTGGTAGTCGAATCATGGACGCTTTCTTCAGCGCCGAATTTGTCGGTGAAAAGAGCCACGACAAACTCATTCAGAAGCTTCAAGGAAGTTTCTATTCCCTGGCCACGACCAAATTTGGTTCTCGCTCCCTGGACTCCGTTTGGCGATCAAGCCCTGTCAAGACGAGGATAGCGATTGGCGAAGAACTTTTGCAGAAAGAAACGGCCTTGCAGGGCAATTATTTCGGCCGTATCATCTTCGAGAATTACGCGTTGCCTCTTCTCAAGAGACAAAAGTCCGACTGGAAGACGATACAGGACAAGGAGAGCAAAAAGAGGAAACTGTTTGCAGGTATCGTCGATCCACTTGCCG ATGGCGGCGAGAGCTCCAATTCCGATCgagtcaagaaaaagaagaaggcataa
- the LOC124315994 gene encoding E3 ubiquitin-protein ligase UBR3-like: MSYTHCHFGNSMVNADIYLLQICATQLSPTLVLPTIFERFHVMELLSMNPLLKSNFLEGEQESTMLESCLMFIASLMSIRTNIGANESDLDRLEMVSLLCMSDRTHSQLMELLPKKCWAPQNKDFDAILAQVADYKARNFEASGSKQQGMYAPKAVVWEQIRSRIP, encoded by the exons ATGTCTTACACCCACTGTCATTTTGGCAACTCGATGGTGAATGCGGATATTTATCTCCTTCAAATTTGCGCAACACAGTTGTCTCCCACCTTAGTCTTACCAACAATTTTCGAGAG ATTTCACGTCATGGAGCTTCTCTCCATGAATCCTCTGCTGAAATCGAATTTTCTAGAAGGAGAACAAGAATCCACTATGCTAGAAAGCTGCCTAATGTTTATTGCTAGCCTCATGTCTATCAGGACCAACATCG gtGCAAATGAATCTGATCTTGATCGATTAGAAATGGTATCGCTGTTGTGTATGAGTGACCGCACGCATAGCCAGCTCATGGAATTGCTACCCAAAAAATGCTGGGCACCCCAAAACAAAGATTTTGACGCAATTCTTGCTCAG GTCGCTGATTACAAGGCTCGCAATTTCGAAGCTAGTGGATCAAAGCAGCAGGGAATGTATGCACCGAAAGCTGTCGTCTGGGAACAAATACGATCCCGTATAC CTTGa
- the LOC124315956 gene encoding uncharacterized protein LOC124315956 — MYKSMTLLVLVALAACAFAMEAQDQESAEQYYRIHGFYPSWYPYGIAFNGVRAFPGYPFTGYPAAVAGVKNVAYPYAPYPYAYGAYPYGAIPYVAPVPEATPAKKA; from the exons ATGTACAAGTCAATg ACCCTTTTGGTTTTGGTGGCTTTGGCCGCTTGCGCTTTCGCCATGGAGGCCCAGGATCAGGAATCTGCTGAGCAGTACTACCGCATCCATGGTTTCTACCCATCGTGGTACCCATATGGTATCGCTTTCAACGGAGTCCGCGCCTTCCCCGGCTACCCTTTCACCGGTTATCCAGCTGCCGTCGCCGGAGTTAAGAATGTAGCCTATCCTTACGCCCCCTACCCTTACGCTTACGGTGCTTACCCTTATGGCGCTATCCCTTACGTCGCTCCCGTTCCCGAAGCCACTCCTGCCAAAAAGGCCTAA
- the LOC124315993 gene encoding uncharacterized protein LOC124315993 has translation MSVDTRLISDSYSSVDTSLCKSQDNFDFNFEKNATNFGFFDQWIVWEGGIAFHVVYWLIIALLFFAIIYSLRRIFSWQWLTERFVGHAEPSEQNKKNKSCSGWIDEQAVGQDGATYLWFQARKMVVNSWIMIVSVVLIVLHMFGEKQGSDQHLSSTTLSNIGVNGIHPVFSLTVLGVLGLLMYLHGQERNIRSLASPSIPNRFRNRRWLMISGLPLTTTADSLFDYLKGRFKSKGISREEIKLAYDLTKLQPVLDELKFLREVKQTLATSGPEVIQNRLMDFFYSDGLTEAVESGRVLHPSSLITSKYDNVDAMKFYSEREAILLARKDEMLSNRKFTGTAFVRFNSPADAKATKKELRKLQQSARFWNDVVENQEFRPSKWSVEYAPPGSQINWSQLKEPRPLWKTLVVLLILAATYFLYIVLLAAPGYIVELLHLVGHGSDHFSVSWNVFILPTLASFFTSKLTELVTNIDMYRHHQFVSSIELGRFRSICNLSAILYLIRMMATKPLAELFIGRFTYGDISWACLFFPEHGSFITCAIIVNTASGILMNHVRLEFLTSYLLKWFTFRSNAEQITWRRNYRLEFDFAANYAELTSNFGLTMLIFIMFPVIGVVSWVCGICRFLSDRAALMEMYAISNTSPELHREPIDQVICLSIFSPLALLGYRIIQMGSKSVAHLVEESFLAPLCVAILYALYLIVAHWRFHWPKMIRLRQWFGYPINEEEEEEEDVVDWSTYLQHEYDPITKIQSEQFSYKSMV, from the coding sequence ATGAGTGTGGATACGCGTCTCATCAGCGATTCGTACTCAAGCGTAGATACTTCACTGTGCAAAAGCCAGGATAATTTCGATttcaatttcgaaaaaaatgctACAAATTTCGGCTTTTTTGACCAGTGGATAGTCTGGGAAGGCGGAATCGCCTTTCACGTTGTTTATTGGCTTATAATTGCACTCCTATTCTTTGCAATTATCTATTCACTCCGTCGGATATTCAGTTGGCAATGGCTTACCGAAAGATTTGTCGGCCATGCCGAGCCTTCCGAGCAGAATAAGAAGAATAAGAGTTGTTCCGGTTGGATCGACGAGCAAGCAGTCGGCCAAGATGGAGCCACTTACCTATGGTTTCAAGCCCGAAAAATGGTCGTCAACAGTTGGATTATGATCGTCAGCGTTGTTCTCATCGTGTTACACATGTTTGGTGAAAAGCAAGGATCAGACCAACATCTAAGCTCTACAACTCTTAGTAACATCGGAGTGAATGGCATCCACCCCGTTTTCTCCTTGACCGTTTTGGGCGTTTTGGGCCTGTTGATGTACCTACACGGGCAAGAACGGAACATCAGGTCTTTGGCTAGTCCCAGCATCCCAAACAGATTTCGCAACAGACGTTGGCTAATGATTTCAGGATTGCCGCTTACCACTACGGCTGATTCCTTGTTTGATTACTTGAAGGGCAGATTCAAATCGAAAGGAATTTCCCGTGAAGAAATCAAACTTGCCTACGATCTCACCAAACTGCAGCCCGTGTTGGACGAATTGAAATTCTTACGAGAAGTAAAACAAACATTGGCGACTTCCGGACCGGAAGTGATTCAGAATCGCTTAATGGATTTCTTTTACAGCGATGGATTAACTGAAGCCGTTGAGAGCGGACGAGTCCTACATCCCAGTTCCCTAATTACCAGCAAATACGACAACGTCGACGCTATGAAGTTCTACAGCGAAAGAGAAGCAATTCTATTGGCCCGGAAGGACGAAATGTTAAGTAACCGAAAATTCACCGGAACAGCTTTTGTCCGGTTCAACAGTCCGGCCGATGCCAAGGCTACCAAAAAGGAACTGCGAAAACTCCAGCAATCCGCTAGATTCTGGAATGATGTGGTGGAAAACCAGGAATTCCGGCCTTCCAAATGGTCCGTCGAATACGCCCCTCCCGGCTCGCAGATCAATTGGTCGCAATTGAAAGAACCACGTCCGCTTTGGAAGACCTTGGTCGTCTTGCTAATTTTAGCAGCCACATATTTTCTCTACATTGTTCTATTGGCCGCACCCGGATACATTGTCGAATTGTTACATTTGGTAGGACATGGATCGGATCATTTTTCTGTATCGTGGAATGTCTTCATTTTGCCCACCCTGGCGTCTTTCTTCACCAGCAAACTGACCGAGTTAGTGACCAACATCGACATGTACCGACATCACCAGTTTGTTTCCAGCATCGAATTGGGTAGATTTCGATCAATATGCAATCTATCGGCCATCCTCTACTTGATCCGGATGATGGCGACAAAACCGCTGGCGGAATTATTCATTGGAAGATTCACTTATGGGGATATTAGCTGGGCGTGCCTATTTTTCCCGGAACATGGTAGTTTCATCACTTGCGCCATCATTGTCAACACTGCAAGTGGGATTTTAATGAATCACGTTCGATTAGAATTTCTGACAAGTTACCTATTGAAATGGTTCACTTTTCGGTCGAACGCGGAGCAGATCACCTGGAGGAGGAACTACCGTCTCGAGTTTGACTTTGCGGCCAATTACGCGGAATTGACTAGTAATTTTGGCCTGACGATGCTCATTTTCATCATGTTCCCGGTCATCGGAGTGGTGTCGTGGGTCTGTGGCATTTGTCGATTTTTAAGCGATAGGGCCGCCCTGATGGAGATGTACGCCATCAGCAACACGAGTCCCGAATTGCACAGGGAGCCGATCGACCAGGTGATTTGCTTATccattttttcgcctttggCATTGCTCGGCTACCGGATCATTCAAATGGGCAGCAAATCAGTCGCTCACTTGGTCGAAGAATCTTTTCTAGCGCCACTTTGCGTCGCCATTTTGTACGCCCTGTACTTGATTGTAGCCCATTGGCGATTTCACTGGCCGAAAATGATCCGATTGCGTCAATGGTTTGGATACCCGATTaacgaggaggaagaagaagaggaggacgtGGTCGATTGGTCCACGTATTTGCAACACGAATACGACCCCATTACTAAAATTCAATCCGAACAATTCTCATACAAAAGTATGGTGTAA
- the LOC124315889 gene encoding uncharacterized protein LOC124315889, whose product MHVTDALNREMNIRNWQAMLRALGGDREILKRFAEMRPHFASLEKRLNQGQDGGIEEQLNELAALNTSMTTWTRIWPQLQTLIHTVGNLHDLFDRFQRNATVVNRRTLSDYADTVHSTDGLTIGQALISIHKAVCPFSMDDAYDDYTESENNSTDICRGGVLETLQTDITRANDSFICSLPKSTHQLVYDLYALLTLTDAKGYAMMQFSWMILRLYGRGNNSNETEKARVDFEKRMTEKAEAAQKVLSQLSTWMWKCDPPTNDQIENETYIRFKELLQGYVVNEVDLNQDNTCKDSCSAYTNTQEKGCFDKTICASSRRCSSGRIYNCDVIEADSNICVNNSPGRRYDWIKYKSGKVIGQKSECKAPSNKNHKVDSWWRFLYHCSYYMCLCDQPGLHSDRYVSLQWTMASTSRNRLVTGVRFVKINRILHIQIQEGEALPRGSINESTVQWLPTPPLTVLKGQEESVEDGLGYATLRYEERAIDLDDLVAPKGHVVTGLRFRKLGGHLNLEVEASPIDFTTGAIDNERAIWVSNDNTPVSPELNPRTKLALLSPDVPTRSLKPSVPDSASNQFVEFQDSSLEKDVSQNTVPFIESTPVTNQPSTWLTGIGIYHKGQPGFGGYIALRIATLNFSHYMIFP is encoded by the exons ATGCACGTAACAGATGCCTTGAATCGAGAGATGAATATACGAAATTGGCAGGCCATGCTGCGAGCTCTTGGTGGTGACCGTGAGATTCTAAAACGATTCGCGGAAATGCGACCTCACTTTGCCTCACTGGAAAAGAGACTCAACCAAGGACAAGATGGAGGTATCGAAGAGCAACTCAACGAGCTGGCTGCTCTAAACACATCGATGACAACGTGGACTCGTATCTGGCCGCAATTGCAAACATTGATACACACAGTCGGTAATCTACACGACTTGTTCGACCGCTTCCAACGTAACGCTACTGTCGTCAACAGACGTACTTTGAGCGACTATGCTGACACCGTTCATAGCACGGATGGGCTAACCATTGGTCAAGCTTTGATTTCAATCCACAAGGCTGTCTGCCCGTTCAGCATGGACGACGCCTACGACGATTACACGGAAAGCGAAAATAACAGCACAGATATCTGTCGCGGAGGAGTTCTGGAGACTTTGCAAACGGATATAACTCGG GCCAACGATAGCTTTATCTGCTCTTTGCCCAAATCTACGCACCAACTCGTCTATGACCTTTATGCCCTTTTAACTTTGACTGACGCCAAGGGTTACGCAATGATGCAGTTCTCTTGGATGATTTTGCGTCTATACGGAAGAG GAAATAATTCCAACGAGACAGAAAAAGCTCGAGTCGATTTCGAAAAGCGCATGACTGAAAAGGCTGAAGCTGCACAAAAAGTGTTATCACAGCTATCCACTTGGATGTGGAAATGCGATCCACCCACAAACGACCAGATCGAGAACGAAACCTACATTCGATTCAAAGAATTATTGCAA gGTTACGTTGTCAACGAGGTGGATCTCAATCAAGACAACACTTGCAAAGACAGCTGCTCCGCTTACACAAATACCCAAGAAAAAGGTTGCTTCGACAAAACAATTTGTGCTAGTTCACGCAGATGCTCCAGCGGCCGCATTTACAATTGCGATGTCATCGAAGCCGATTCAAACATTTGCGTCAACAATTCGCCCGGAAGAAGGTACGATTGGATCAAATACAAAAGTGGGAAAGTAATCGGTCAAAAGTCGGAATGCAAGGCGCCCAGCAACAAGAATCACAAAGTCGATTCGTGGTGGCGCTTTCTCTACCACTGCTCCTACTATATGTGCCTGTGTGATCAACCAGGGCTACATTCCGACCGCTACGTTAGCCTACAATGGACAATGGCATCTACTTCCAGAAACCGACTAGTAACGGGAGTGCGGTTCGTAAAAATTAACCGCATTCTTCACATCCAAATACAAGAAGGCGAAGCCCTACCAAGAGGTTCAATTAACGAATCAACGGTCCAATGGCTGCCTACACCGCCTCTCACTGTATTAAAGGGTCAAGAAGAATCGGTAGAAGATGGGCTTGGCTATGCCACTTTGCGCTATGAAGAACGAGCAATTGACCTGGATGATTTAGTTGCTCCGAAAGGCCACGTCGTTACTGGCTTGCGTTTCCGAAAACTGGGTGGACACTTGAATTTGGAAGTTGAAGCGTCGCCCATCGATTTTACGACTGGAGCAATCGACAACGAACGGGCCATTTGGGTATCCAACGACAACACTCCAGTCTCTCCAGAATTAAATCCGCGTACAAAACTTGCTCTTTTGTCCCCTGATGTGCCCACTCGTTCCTTAAAGCCTTCAGTTCCAGATTCAGCTTCCAATCAGTTCGTTGAATTCCAGGACTCATCATTGGAAAAGGACGTTTCTCAAAATACGGTGCCATTTATAGAATCTACTCCTGTAACCAATCAACCATCAACCTGGTTGACAGGAATCGGTATCTATCACAAAGGTCAGCCTGGATTTGGTGGGTACATCGCTCTCCGCATCGCTACTCTCAACTTTTCGCATTACATGATTTTCCCataa